One Ricinus communis isolate WT05 ecotype wild-type chromosome 2, ASM1957865v1, whole genome shotgun sequence DNA segment encodes these proteins:
- the LOC8263003 gene encoding transcription factor TGA7 gives MTSSSTQLSALRGMGIYEPFHQISSWGDTFRGDGSLNVGSSTIVPVDTGINDKTEYVSQDSMEHSRSDQESNRPTDKIQRRLAQNREAARKSRLRKKAYVQQLESSRLKLVQLEQELDRARQQGIYISTTAVSGHLGLPGTLNSGITTFEMEYAHWLEEEHKYVSELRTALQAHITDIELRILVENGLNHYNNLFRMKADAAKADVFYLISGKWRTSVERFFQWIGGFRPSELLNVLMSQLEPLTDQQLVDVCNLRQSCQQAEDALSQGIDKLQQTLAQSIAEDIANAGSYRAQMAAAIGNLEALEGFVNQADHLRQQTLQHLSRILTTRQAARGLLALGEYFHRLRALSSLWAARPREPA, from the exons ATGACCTCTTCATCTACTCAACTTTCTGCCTTGAGAGGAATGGGAATTTATGAGCCATTCCACCAGATTAGCTCCTGGGGAGACACCTTCAGAGGAGATGGTAGCCTAAATGTTGGTTCATCTACAATTGTGCCTGTGGATACTGGGATTAATGACAAg ACCGAATATGTTTCTCAGGATTCTATGGAACACTCCAGAAGTGATCAAGAATCAAACAGACCAACAGATAAG ATACAGAGACGTTTAGCACAAAATCGAGAAGCTGCTCGCAAAAGTCGTTTGCGAAAAAAG GCCTATGTTCAACAACTAGAATCTAGCCGTTTGAAGTTAGTGCAATTGGAGCAGGAACTCGATAGAGCTAGGCAACAG GGTATATACATAAGCACTACAGCAGTTTCTGGTCATTTAGGATTGCCAGGAACTCTTAATTCAG GAATTACTACATTTGAAATGGAATATGCACACTGGCTTGAAGAAGAACATAAATATGTTTCTGAACTCAGGACTGCGCTGCAAGCTCATATCACTGACATAGAGCTCCGGATACTGGTAGAAAATGGCTTGAACCACTACAACAACCTTTTCCGCATGAAAGCAGATGCTGCAAAGGCTGACGTCTTCTATTTGATTTCTGGAAAATGGAGGACATCAGTAGAACGCTTTTTCCAATGGATTGGTGGATTCCGCCCGTCAGAGCTTCTAAAT GTTCTCATGTCACAACTTGAGCCCTTGACTGATCAACAACTTGTGGACGTCTGTAACCTTAGGCAATCTTGTCAGCAGGCTGAAGACGCTCTCTCACAAGGAATTGATAAACTTCAGCAGACCCTGGCCCAGAGCATAGCAGAGGATATAGCTAATGCTGGAAGTTACAGAGCTCAGATGGCTGCTGCTATAGGGAATTTAGAAGCACTAGAGGGCTTTGTGAACCAG GCAGATCACCTTCGGCAACAAACTTTGCAGCATTTGTCAAGGATCCTAACAACACGGCAAGCTGCTCGAGGTTTACTTGCCTTGGGAGAATACTTTCACCGACTTCGAGCATTAAGTTCGTTATGGGCTGCTCGTCCTCGGGAACCTGCCTAG